One window from the genome of Elaeis guineensis isolate ETL-2024a chromosome 5, EG11, whole genome shotgun sequence encodes:
- the LOC105045287 gene encoding protein LURP-one-related 11-like, with protein MEKVHPSLASLHLPSLLDHVSSEREVFTIWMKSLMFNGNGCTVYDSRGNIVYRVDNYDCKCSGKVYLMDLGGRVLFKILRKKFRVFGRWEGYRCCSSQHEENKPWFKVKKPWSILRDEQPSCEVWSAGGALICYKMDGLASKSSYKIVDISTGLVVAEVKRKQTTSGMLLGDDVLTLMVEPNIDRTLIMGLVVVNGLMNRSM; from the exons ATGGAAAAAGTTCATCCTTCTTTAGCATCATTACATCTTCCTTCCTTGTTGGACCATGTAAGCTCTGAGAGAGAAGTCTTCACCATATGGATGAAGTCGCTCATGTTTAATGGCAATGGCTGCACTGTCTATGACTCCAGGGGGAACATTGTTTACCGTGTTGACAATTACGACTGCAAGTGTAGTGGCAAAGTCTATCTCATGGATCTTGGTGGCAGGGTTTTATTCAAGATACTCAGGAAG AAATTTAGAGTCTTTGGAAGATGGGAGGGCTATAGGTGCTGCAGTTCACAGCATGAAGAAAACAAGCCATGGTTCAAGGTCAAGAAACCATGGAGTATTTTGAGAGATGAGCAGCCATCTTGTGAAGTTTGGAGTGCAGGAGGTGCTCTCATCTGTTATAAGATGGATGGGTTGGCTAGCAAATCATCTTATAAGATTGTAGACATCTCTACAGGGCTCGTCGTCGCAGAG GTAAAGAGGAAGCAAACCACGTCAGGGATGTTACTGGGTGATGATGTCCTGACTCTGATGGTGGAACCCAATATAGACCGTACCCTTATCATGGGTCTGGTGGTGGTGAATGGCCTAATGAATCGCAGCATGTGA